A segment of the Butyrivibrio fibrisolvens genome:
AGATGATAAACAAGGGCGTTCTCATCGGTGCAAGATTTGATGATTCCGAGTCTACACTTATTCTTTCAGAGCATGCTTTTGATGAATACAAGAAGTTCCTTCAAAGTCAGCGTGAACAGGAGATGTATAACAGGGCAAGTCAGGTTGATACTCAGGGAATGAATGTAACATCAGATTCTCAGCATGTTATAGATGAGGGTAATGAATACCTTGTTAAGGTAAGACAGATCAATGACATGATCCCTGATAATGATGAAGAGCACATGTCAGATAAGCTCTATGCTCTTGAGAATATCATGAAGAGGATATTCGAGCATGTGGGTCAGCATCCGGAGAAAGCTCAGGATCTTCGTAAGTTCATGAATTATTATCTCCCTACAACGGAGAAATTATTAAATGCTTATGTACAGCTTGATGCCCAGCCTGAGGTTGGAGACAATATCAAGGATACCAAGAGACAGATATCTGATGCACTTAACACTATAAATACAGCTTTTGAGAAGCTTTTTGATGATCTGTTCCAGGAGCAGGCATGGGATATTGCTTCTGATATTTCTGTAATGCAGACTATGATGTCTCAGGACGGCCTTATGCAGGGACAGGCCATGGCGGCTCAGGACGGTATGATGCAAAGCCAGACTGGCAACTAAAATACTAAAGCATATATTTATAAATGCCAAAAATACATTTGATAAAGGAATTATTTGAAAATAAGTTTTTAACATTTGGAGGAAAATATGGAAGGACAGTTTTCAGAATTTAATTCACAGCCATCAGCACCAACACTCTCATTCGGAGATCCGCAGCCACAGGCAGCAGCTGCTCAGGCAGCTCCCGCACCTGAGACCAAAGAGCAGAGCACAAGACAGTTTGAAGCAGATGTTCAGCTGACTCCTGAAGAGCAGAAACAGGTTGATGAATTTGTAAAGCAGATCGATATCACAAATTCCCAGGCAGTAATGAACTACGGTGTTGGAACACAGAAGAAGCTTGCTGATTTCTCTCAGAAGGCTATTGATAATGTAAGAACAAAGGACATGGGAGAAGTTGGCGACATGCTCTCAGGCCTTGTTACAGAACTTAAGGATTTTGACGTTGATGAAGAAGAAAAAGGAATCATGTCCTTTTTCAAAAAGAGCGCTAACAGAGTAAATGCTATTAAAGCTAAATATTCTACAGTTGAGACTAATGTTAATGCCATCACATCAAAGCTTGAGCAGCATCAGGTAACACTGATGAAGGACGTAGCTCTTCTTGATCAGATGTATGCACTTAACCTTAACTACTTCAAGGAACTTACAATGTACATTCAGGCTGGTAAGAAGAAGCTTGAAGAAGTAAGATCCACAACACTTGTTGAACTTCAGAACAAGGCTCAGGCATCAGGACTTCAGGAAGATGCAGAAAAGGCCAAGGATCTTTCAAACCTTTGCGATAGATTTGAAAAGAAGATCTATGACCTTGAGCTTACTCGTACCATCGCTATGCAGACCGGACCTCAGATCAGAATGGTACAGTCTTCAGATACAATAATGGCTGAGAAGATCCAGTCTACAATCGTTAACACTATTCCTCTCTGGAAGAACCAGATGGTAATCGCTATCGGTGTTGAGCATGCTAATCAGGCAGCTAAAGCTGAGCGTGAAGTTAACGATATGACCAATGCACTTCTTAAGAAGAACGCTGATAAGCTCAAACAGGCTACTATCGCAACAGCCAAGGAATCTGAGAGAGGCATCATAGATATGGAGACGCTTCGCCATACCAACGAGACTCTTATCAGCACCATCGACGAAGTTCTTGCTATCCAGAAGGATGGAAAAGAAAAGAGAAGAGCCGCCGAAGCCGAACTCGGCCAGATCGAATCCCAGCTTAAGGATAAGCTCATTGAGGCATCAAAAGCGTAATTTAGAACGTGGGCGGCAACTGCTTGGCCGCTTACAAGTATGTAAAATTACAGTATATAACGTCGGGACGCTCCCGCTCTGTGAAAAACGTAGCGGTACTAACGATGCAAAACACGCATCGTAAGTACCGACGTTTTTCAAAGCCACTCCTTATATATACTGTAATTTCACACACTTGTAAGCGGCCAAGCAGTTGCTTTTCAGGGATGTATTTCTAGGTAGCCGGATACAGGATGTATCTAGCACATGTCCAGAAATACATGGATGTATTTCTATGTGCCCGGATACAGGATGTATCTAGTACCTGTATAGAAATACATGGATGTATTTCTAGGTACCCTTGACAATAAATTATGAATTGATTACAATCAAACGTAACGTTGAAGAGGAATAGTAATGGAACTGTCCTGTCCCAGAGAGAAGACTTATCTGGTGCGAAGTCTTTACAGAGATGTCCGTGAACCTGCCTTGGAGTTCTATGTGAAAGTTATAATATAAACGTGTTATGACGTAAGCATAGCGTTTCCCGCGTTAAGGGATAGTTGAGAGAAATCTGTTTTTCTTTTTCTAAAAGCAGATTTAAATAGGGTGGTACCGCCGAAGATGAATTTATAACCTTTGGTCCCTGTTTTTAATTAAACATGGACTGAAGGTTTTTTTATGCATATTATTGCCGGATGTAATGAAAAGGCCTTGGTCCTGGGTACAAATAAGGAGAATACTATGGCAAACGAAAAGAAGAAAATGGTATCTGAGATCACATCCATGGATGAGGATTTCACACAGTGGTACACAGATGTGTGTATCAAAGCAGGTCTTATCAGCTACTCTAATATCAAGGGCTGCATGGTTATTAAGCCTTCAGGTTATGCAATCTGGGAGCTTATCCAGAAGCATCTTGATGAGAGGTTCAAAAAGACAGGGGTAAAAAATGTTTATTTACCAATGTTCATTCCTGAATCACTTCTTCAGAAGGAGAAGGATCACGTAGAGGGCTTCGCTCCTGAAGTTGCATGGGTAACTCATGGTGGACTTGAGCCACTTGCAGAGCGTTACTGTGTTCGTCCTACATCAGAGACATTATTCTGCGATTATTATAAGGGAGAGATCCACTCCTACAAGGATCTTCCACAGGTTCTCAACCAGTGGTGTTCAGTAGTCAGATGGGAGAAGGAGACACGTCCTTTCCTTCGTTCACGTGAGTTCTTATGGCAGGAAGGCCACACAGCTCATGCTACTCTTGAAGAGGCAGAAGAGCGTACAGTTCAGATGCTCAATGTATATGCTGACTTCTTAGAGAACGATATGGCTATCCCTGTTATCAAGGGTCAGAAGACAGAAAAAGAGAAGTTTGCAGGTGCTGAGCATACATACACAGTAGAAGCTCTTATGCATGACTGCCGTGCTCTTCAGTCAGCTACATCTCACAACTTTGGTGATGGTTTTGCTAAGGCATTTGAGATTCAGTATCAGGGTAAAGACAATAAGCCTCACTACGTATTCCAGACATCATGGGGGCTTACAACAAGAACTATTGGCGCTATGATCATGGTTCACGGTGATAACGAAGGCCTTGTAATGCCTCCTAAGATTGCTCCTACTCAGGTAGTTGTAATTCCGATCCAGCAGAAGAAGGAAGGCGTTCTTGACTGTGCACAGAAGATCTATGAAAGCCTTAACGACTTCAGAGCATCTATCGATCTTACAGACAGAAGCCCTGGATTCAAGTTCGCTGAACAGGAAATGCATGGTATCCCGATCCGTGTTGAGATCGGACCTAAGGATATGGAAGCTGGTAAGTGCGTTCTTGTAAGACGTGATACACGTGAGAAATACGAGTGCGCTATTGATGAAGTTCCTTCAAAGGTTGGAGAGCTTCTTGAGACAATCCAGAAGGATATGTACAACCGCGCTAAGGCTCATCTTGAAGCACATACATATGTTGCACATGACAAAGACGAGTTTGCTGAGAACTTCAAGGAGACAAAGGGCTTTGTTAAGGCTATGTGGTGCGGATGCCGCGAATGTGAAGACAAGATCAAGGAAGATTACAATGTTACAAGCCGTTGTATACCTTTCGAGCAGGAGAACATCTCAGATAAGTGCGTGATCTGCGGAAAACCTGCAACTAAGATGGTTTACTGGGGCAGAGCTTATTGATATTGTTATTAAGCGTTTTTTGAGATGACAGAAAGCTTATTGCTTTGCGTCGTCTGCCAAAAGAAACTTACTGTGGGCGTCACACCTTGGTGCGGCGCCCTTTTTTGTCTATTTTTAAACGATTTGGTACAATATGCGTAGGAGTAATAACATGCGTATAGAAGATATAAAAATTGAAATGCCCAGTGCGGCAGCAGAAATATTAAACACATTACATGAAGCCGGATACGAAGCTTACATTGTAGGCGGATGCGTTCGTGACAGTATCCTTGGCAGAGTGCCCGGAGACTGGGATATCACTACAAGTGCCCTTCCCCAGGAAGTAAAAAAGCTTTTTAAACGTACCATTGATACAGGTATTAAGCACGGTACCGTGACTATAATGAAGGGTAAGGAAGGCTATGAAGTAACTACTTACCGCCTTGACGGTGTTTATGAAGATCACAGACACCCAAAGGAAGTTACATTTACAAGAAGTCTGATAGAGGATCTTAAGAGACGAGATTTTACTATAAATGCAATGGCCTACAACGATAAAGAAGGCCTTGTTGATGAATTTGATGGAATCAGTGACCTTGAAAATAAAATTATAAGATGTGTAGGAGATCCTGTTAAAAGATTTGAAGAGGATGCTCTTCGTATTTTAAGAGCAGTAAGATTTTCTGGTCAGCTTGGTTATACTATAGATCCTGAAACTGCCAAAGCGGCAGGGGAGCTTGCACCTACACTTTCCAATATCAGTGCAGAGCGTATACAGACAGAATTTATCAAGATGATGACATCTGCGCATCCTGAAGTTATCAGGGATGCTTATAAACTTGGCATTACGAAAGTTTTTTTGCCGGAGTTTGATGAGTGTATGGAATGTGAGCAAAACACTGAGCACCACTGCTATACAGTTGGCGAGCATATGATCCATTCTGTAATGGAGGTTCCTGCTGATAAGGTTTTAAGGCTCACTATGATCCTGCATGATATAGCAAAGCCCAAATGTAAGACTACGGATGAGTACGGAGACCATTTTAAGGGCCATGCGTTTGAAGGTTCAATGATGGTTGAAGAGATCATGAGAAGGCTTAAGTTCGATAATGCAACAACCAATGCTGTGCGTAATCTTGTAAGATGCCATGATATCTTCATGAAGGATGAGCCTAATGATGTAAATGTTCGCAGAACTCTTTACTATGTAGGACCGGATAATTTTGAGGACCTTCTTAAGGTAAAAAGAGCTGATATGCTGGCTCAGAGTACTTTCGAGCGTGAAGAAAAAGAAAGACGACTTAAGCTTCTTGAAAAAATTGGCCATGAAATCCTTGAAAGAAAAGACTGTCTGTCTTTAAAAGAACTTGCAGTTGGAGGTAAGGACCTTCTTTCACTAGGAGTTACTCCGGGTAAGGAAATAGGAACAATTCTTAACAATATGCTTATGGATGTTTTAAGGCACCCTAATCATAATGACAAAGAATATCTGATCAGGCATTTAAAGAACTATAATAAACCTGAGATTTAAGCCTTAAGACACAGATAATAATAGCCGATATATTAATGACATGGAATGTCTGTTTTCGAAATTGTAATATGCCGTTAAACCAAAGGGTTATATATAAAGGGGAGATGGATATGCGTAATTTCTTCAGAAAAACTTTCACTGTTGTTATTACTTTAGCTGTGGCTATAGCTTTTTTTCCAGCTGGTTTTATAGGCCAGACGGTTTCATATGCTCAGACTGTTAATACAGTCTCTTTGGTTGGCAAGTACGATTCATCGGATCTTGCCATCATCAAATCAGTTGATACGGAGGGTAAGACAATTACCTTCCGAAATATCGATACAGGGCGTGACTACACGCTTTCTTATGACAATACCACTTTTATTTATAGTGAATATGGAAGGGCGCTGTCGGCTGCACTCCTTGAAGTTGGAGAAATAGCTGATATCACCTTTTTGTCAGGTTCAAGGCACCTTAATACTCTTGATATAAGTGCTGATGCCTTTAGTATAGAAAGGTCTTATGGTTATGACCTTCAGGCTGGACCTGAAACGGCGCAGATCGGTACAAGTTATTATCATATTACAGACAGATCACTGGTTCTGATAGATGGTAAGGCAGGGCGAATTGCAGACGTACTTCCGGGTGACAGTATTAAAGTCTCGGGCGTAGGCACAGAGATATACTGTGTGGAAGTAAAACAGGGACACGGCTATGTATCTCTTTCTTCCAGCATGATAGGTGATGAAAGTATATCAGGAGCTTATCTTGAGATCGGTGAAAGAAATGTTTACCGTGTTACTGACGGAATGCTTGTAAGCGTTCCTGAAGGCACATATCAGCTCTATCTTACGGGAAAAGGAGTTGATTATGAGACTACGATCACAGTAGACCGCGATAAAGAGACTATAGTAGATACAAGCCAGATAGAGATTGAATATAATTATGGCCTTGTTACATTTACTGTAGTACCGGCTGAGGCGCGCCTTTATGTAGACGGCGAGGAAATAAATCCTGCATGGCCTATTGAACTTACATATGGAACCCACAAGATAGAAGCTACGGCGGAAGGATATCTTCCCTGCTCAGAGTATCTTCATGTAGGTTCATCCAAGGCAGAAGTTGAGATCACTCTTCCTGTTGATGAGGATTATAAGAAGGAAGAAGATACAAGCACGACGGCGGCCTCAATCGATAATACACCATCTAATGATTCTGCCAATGATAGCAGCAAAGAAACAAATAACAGCAATAACAGTTCTACAGGTAAATCCAAGACTAAGACCAAGACACCGACAGCAGCTACAACAGCTGCGACAGTTAAGCCCGGAACCCTTATAAGCGGATATTATGTAAGGATCACAGCCCCCAAGGGAGTAGAAGTCTATCTTGATCCTGATAAGAACAAAAAGGATGATGACGGCACCTACATTGGAATAACTCCATGCTCTTTTACCAAGATAACAGGTGATCATGTAATAAGACTTAAGAAGGAAGGTTATCTGACCAAGGACTATACCATTAGTATAGATTCTGAGAAAAAAGATAAAGAGTATGCTTTTGAGGAACTGAAAGTAGATCCTGCTGCAGCTGCAAGTACGGCCAGCACGGAAGAACCTGACGGAACCAAGATAGAAGGCTATGGAGTATATGTTGATGCTCCTTACGGCTCGACCCTCTATGTTGACGGAGAAGAGGTGGGAAGTGTTCCGTGTTCCTTTGATAAGGTTAAGGGAAGCCATACCATAACCCTCACTAGAGACGGATATGTCACAAAAAGTTATTCCGTATATATTGACGGGAATAAGAAAGACAAGGTATACGAATTCCCGGCTCTTGAAAGAAATGTTGATGTATATGCACTTGACGGGACAGAAGTTTATATTGATGGAGAATCCATAGGCGTTATAGAAGATGGTAATCCGGTAAGCTTTACCAAGGTTCCGGATTCTCAGTGCGACGGCCCGTCTACCATAAAGCTTGAGCTTGAAGACTACAAGACTATAGAAGAAGAGATAAACGTAAGTAATTACGACGGCGTAGATTCCCACTATTATGCTGACAGGCAGGAAAAAGAATCTTCGGGCGAAGATGATCCTGGAAGCGGTGACTCATCTGATAGCGCCAGCACTGCGTCAACGGATTCTTCAGAAGAAGCGTCGACAGGCTCTTCTTCGGATGCATCTGATTCTGATACTACAGGTGAAAGGACAGGTGACGAAGGTCAGGATCCTGATGATAATTCTGGTTCCGGATCTCAAAGCGGCGATACGGGAAGTGATGATTCAACAAGTGCATCATCAAATGCCGGCGGAACAACAGAAAATGGAAACGCAGGCGAAGAATCAGGCGATACAAACCAGGGTGATCAAAACGCTGAAAACGGCAATGATACTGGAGGTGAGGAGTCTGGAGGAGGTGAAGCAGCACCGGAAAATCCTGATAATAGTACTGCTGATAATGAAAACGACGCAAATCCAGATTCTGACTAAAAATCGAAAAAACGAAGCTACTTAAACGCAGTAAACTAGGAGCAAATTGGAACGAAAGGTCTAAAAAATGGCTTAAAATAAGGGTTTTCCTTGACAACTTTTGCAAAAACGTATATAAGTAAATATATACCACACAGAGCTGGTACACAAAAGCGCTATTTTAGCGGTGCTATAAAGCGGCGCTATAAAGCGCAATATACTTACAGGAGGAATTTCCTAATGAACAAGACAGAATTAGTAGCAGCAATTGCAGAAGATGCAGGATTATCAAAGAAGGACGCTGAGAAGGCTCTTAAGGCATTCACAGACGCAGTTACAGCAGAGCTTAAGAAAAAGGGTAAGGTTCAGCTTGTAGGCTTCGGTACATTCGAAGTTGCTAAGAGAGCAGCAAGACAGGGCAGAAATCCTCAGACAGGTGCTACAATGAAGATCGCAGCATCAGTTGCTCCTAAGTTCAAAGCTGGTAAGGCACTTAAGGACGCTGTAAACAAGAAATAATTCACTAATTGAATTGTTTTTATAGAATTGGTCAATATACCATTTCTAATATCAGCGACAAGTGTTAATACACGAGTTTGAGGCCTGCGGAGATTTAACTCTGCAGGCTTTTGTAAAAGTTCCGGATCATTTCCGGATACGGGGTTTAAGTATGAGACTTGATAAGTATTTAAAGGTATCACGCCTTATTAAAAGAAGAAGTGTTGCAAATGAAGCCTGTGATGCAGGCCGTGTTCAGATCAACGGAAGACCGGCCAAGGCAGGTACAGAGGTTAAGGTTGGAGACCACCTTACGATTCAGTTTGGTAACAAGGACGTAAATGTAGAAGTACTTGATGTTCAGGAAACTGTACACAAGGAAAATGCAGGAGAATTATACAAATATATTTAATATTGATAACAAAACGTCGTTGCGCCGAAACTCCTGAGGTGGTAAGATTAATATAGCTAATTGTCTATATTGTTTCAGAAATTGATCTTTACCATGTAATTTAGAATATAATCCAGACCGCAGAGAGGAGTTCTATATGAAAGCAAGATATAGAACAAGACGCAGGGAGAACCGCTTTGGTATCCTCCTTGCTGCGATTGTGGTGCTGTTACTTACTTTTGTAGTGTCAGTCAGGAGTATAGACTTACTGAGGCAGGTCCGTGAGAATGAGACAAGGATAGAACAGCTTCAGAGTGAGATGGCAAAAGAGGAGCTAAGAAGCACCGAGATCGATGAGTTCGTAAAAGAGACGCAAACGCGTAAATATATAGAAGATATAGCAAGACAGAAGCTGGGACTTGTTTATCCCGGCGAGATTATTTTTGAAAAAAAATCGAATTAGGGGTGCAAACTTCTGGGTTTTCGGGAGTTTGCACTGTTTACGTTAAGGGACTACAGGATGTAATTGGTACATGTATTGAAATGCATGGATGCATTTCAATGTACAGGGATTGTTTAAGTGATATGAATTTAAGGCAGAGCGTTCTTGAGTACATAAGGAAAGAGAATATGATAGAAAAAGGCGACCACGTTCTCGCAGGGGTTTCCGGCGGGGCTGATTCGGTATGCCTTTTTATTTTGCTGCATTCACTTATGAAGGAGCTTGATTTTAAGCTTTCAGTCCTTCATGTTAATCACGGCATCAGGCAGGAGGCATCCTGTGATGCTGATTTTGTCAGGAATTTGTGCAGTCAGCACAATATTCCCTGTTTCATAGAGGAAGTGGATGTGCCTGCCTTGTCCAAAGAGATGTCCGTTGGAGAGGAAGAAGCAGGAAGATTTGCAAGGTACGATCTTTTTTACAAAAAGATGGATGAGATCGGAGCTTCTAAGCTTGCAATAGCCCACAATATGAACGATCAGGCTGAGACCTTTATCATGAACCTCGCAAGAGGGAGCGGTCTTCGAGGTCTTTCAGGGATCAGGGCAGTAAGAGACAGGATCATAAGACCCCTCCTTCTTACAAGTCGTGAGGATATTGAGGTATATCTTAAAGAAAATAATATATCATTTATGACAGATGCGACCAATCTTGAAGATGAGCATACAAGGAACAGGATTCGTCACCATGTCCTTCCTTATCTGGAAAAAGAGATCAATTCAGAAACTCTCCTTCATATATCAAGCGCTGCTAATGAGCTTTCTTATGCTCAGGAATATATGGAAATGCAGGCTGGAAAATGGCTTAAAGACAGGAAGATCGATTTATCTGAAAGCAAAAGGCCTCCTGTCATTGACCTTAAAGAGTTAAGGACAGAGCCCTATATAATCCGTAAATACATCATTATGGAGCTACTTAACCTTGTTACAAGCATGCGCAAGGATATAACAGGAACTCATATTGAAGCTATAGACAAGCTTTGCATGAATAAAAGCGGAAGTGAAGAGCTTCACCTTCCTTACGGGATCCGTGTTTTGAGAGCTTATGATGATCTTAAGATCGTGATCCTTGATGAAAACGATGAAACTGAAGATCGTGATGATAATGGCGATGAATATGTTCTTGAATTCCAGTCAGATAAGGCAGAAGAAGCTCCTTCTTGCGATGATATGAGAATAAAAAATGAAAGTT
Coding sequences within it:
- a CDS encoding toxic anion resistance protein, which codes for MEGQFSEFNSQPSAPTLSFGDPQPQAAAAQAAPAPETKEQSTRQFEADVQLTPEEQKQVDEFVKQIDITNSQAVMNYGVGTQKKLADFSQKAIDNVRTKDMGEVGDMLSGLVTELKDFDVDEEEKGIMSFFKKSANRVNAIKAKYSTVETNVNAITSKLEQHQVTLMKDVALLDQMYALNLNYFKELTMYIQAGKKKLEEVRSTTLVELQNKAQASGLQEDAEKAKDLSNLCDRFEKKIYDLELTRTIAMQTGPQIRMVQSSDTIMAEKIQSTIVNTIPLWKNQMVIAIGVEHANQAAKAEREVNDMTNALLKKNADKLKQATIATAKESERGIIDMETLRHTNETLISTIDEVLAIQKDGKEKRRAAEAELGQIESQLKDKLIEASKA
- the tilS gene encoding tRNA lysidine(34) synthetase TilS, which encodes MNLRQSVLEYIRKENMIEKGDHVLAGVSGGADSVCLFILLHSLMKELDFKLSVLHVNHGIRQEASCDADFVRNLCSQHNIPCFIEEVDVPALSKEMSVGEEEAGRFARYDLFYKKMDEIGASKLAIAHNMNDQAETFIMNLARGSGLRGLSGIRAVRDRIIRPLLLTSREDIEVYLKENNISFMTDATNLEDEHTRNRIRHHVLPYLEKEINSETLLHISSAANELSYAQEYMEMQAGKWLKDRKIDLSESKRPPVIDLKELRTEPYIIRKYIIMELLNLVTSMRKDITGTHIEAIDKLCMNKSGSEELHLPYGIRVLRAYDDLKIVILDENDETEDRDDNGDEYVLEFQSDKAEEAPSCDDMRIKNESFFSYNGTDYRARLYEIPDGKAQDFISKVPRLPYTKWFDYDKILSCPTFRFRKPGDYIVVDRQGHKKSLKKFMTDAKIPEKSRNSVVLLADGDNIMWAIGHRSSCAYEISENTKHILEIDALSVN
- a CDS encoding RNA-binding S4 domain-containing protein, which codes for MRLDKYLKVSRLIKRRSVANEACDAGRVQINGRPAKAGTEVKVGDHLTIQFGNKDVNVEVLDVQETVHKENAGELYKYI
- the proS gene encoding proline--tRNA ligase, with protein sequence MANEKKKMVSEITSMDEDFTQWYTDVCIKAGLISYSNIKGCMVIKPSGYAIWELIQKHLDERFKKTGVKNVYLPMFIPESLLQKEKDHVEGFAPEVAWVTHGGLEPLAERYCVRPTSETLFCDYYKGEIHSYKDLPQVLNQWCSVVRWEKETRPFLRSREFLWQEGHTAHATLEEAEERTVQMLNVYADFLENDMAIPVIKGQKTEKEKFAGAEHTYTVEALMHDCRALQSATSHNFGDGFAKAFEIQYQGKDNKPHYVFQTSWGLTTRTIGAMIMVHGDNEGLVMPPKIAPTQVVVIPIQQKKEGVLDCAQKIYESLNDFRASIDLTDRSPGFKFAEQEMHGIPIRVEIGPKDMEAGKCVLVRRDTREKYECAIDEVPSKVGELLETIQKDMYNRAKAHLEAHTYVAHDKDEFAENFKETKGFVKAMWCGCRECEDKIKEDYNVTSRCIPFEQENISDKCVICGKPATKMVYWGRAY
- a CDS encoding CCA tRNA nucleotidyltransferase — protein: MRIEDIKIEMPSAAAEILNTLHEAGYEAYIVGGCVRDSILGRVPGDWDITTSALPQEVKKLFKRTIDTGIKHGTVTIMKGKEGYEVTTYRLDGVYEDHRHPKEVTFTRSLIEDLKRRDFTINAMAYNDKEGLVDEFDGISDLENKIIRCVGDPVKRFEEDALRILRAVRFSGQLGYTIDPETAKAAGELAPTLSNISAERIQTEFIKMMTSAHPEVIRDAYKLGITKVFLPEFDECMECEQNTEHHCYTVGEHMIHSVMEVPADKVLRLTMILHDIAKPKCKTTDEYGDHFKGHAFEGSMMVEEIMRRLKFDNATTNAVRNLVRCHDIFMKDEPNDVNVRRTLYYVGPDNFEDLLKVKRADMLAQSTFEREEKERRLKLLEKIGHEILERKDCLSLKELAVGGKDLLSLGVTPGKEIGTILNNMLMDVLRHPNHNDKEYLIRHLKNYNKPEI
- a CDS encoding 5-bromo-4-chloroindolyl phosphate hydrolysis family protein, encoding MSFGDEIMQGVMDVADTVTKAVETGDFSRLSSDISASVNGTAQRFKQQTLNNKVYNSFMSSTASSNRNNVNMTEQYILNKKKISVFQKAHVGKLTGAFSSFVLGIFTVVFGVITLVCLPMAIADAEAVGFGVLFFFAAFTAAFGIGWKRAHDKKNLAKKFHLFKKALGDREYISIREFSDLVQMPEDEIKKWIKKMINKGVLIGARFDDSESTLILSEHAFDEYKKFLQSQREQEMYNRASQVDTQGMNVTSDSQHVIDEGNEYLVKVRQINDMIPDNDEEHMSDKLYALENIMKRIFEHVGQHPEKAQDLRKFMNYYLPTTEKLLNAYVQLDAQPEVGDNIKDTKRQISDALNTINTAFEKLFDDLFQEQAWDIASDISVMQTMMSQDGLMQGQAMAAQDGMMQSQTGN
- a CDS encoding HU family DNA-binding protein → MNKTELVAAIAEDAGLSKKDAEKALKAFTDAVTAELKKKGKVQLVGFGTFEVAKRAARQGRNPQTGATMKIAASVAPKFKAGKALKDAVNKK
- a CDS encoding septum formation initiator family protein, with the translated sequence MKARYRTRRRENRFGILLAAIVVLLLTFVVSVRSIDLLRQVRENETRIEQLQSEMAKEELRSTEIDEFVKETQTRKYIEDIARQKLGLVYPGEIIFEKKSN
- a CDS encoding PEGA domain-containing protein codes for the protein MRNFFRKTFTVVITLAVAIAFFPAGFIGQTVSYAQTVNTVSLVGKYDSSDLAIIKSVDTEGKTITFRNIDTGRDYTLSYDNTTFIYSEYGRALSAALLEVGEIADITFLSGSRHLNTLDISADAFSIERSYGYDLQAGPETAQIGTSYYHITDRSLVLIDGKAGRIADVLPGDSIKVSGVGTEIYCVEVKQGHGYVSLSSSMIGDESISGAYLEIGERNVYRVTDGMLVSVPEGTYQLYLTGKGVDYETTITVDRDKETIVDTSQIEIEYNYGLVTFTVVPAEARLYVDGEEINPAWPIELTYGTHKIEATAEGYLPCSEYLHVGSSKAEVEITLPVDEDYKKEEDTSTTAASIDNTPSNDSANDSSKETNNSNNSSTGKSKTKTKTPTAATTAATVKPGTLISGYYVRITAPKGVEVYLDPDKNKKDDDGTYIGITPCSFTKITGDHVIRLKKEGYLTKDYTISIDSEKKDKEYAFEELKVDPAAAASTASTEEPDGTKIEGYGVYVDAPYGSTLYVDGEEVGSVPCSFDKVKGSHTITLTRDGYVTKSYSVYIDGNKKDKVYEFPALERNVDVYALDGTEVYIDGESIGVIEDGNPVSFTKVPDSQCDGPSTIKLELEDYKTIEEEINVSNYDGVDSHYYADRQEKESSGEDDPGSGDSSDSASTASTDSSEEASTGSSSDASDSDTTGERTGDEGQDPDDNSGSGSQSGDTGSDDSTSASSNAGGTTENGNAGEESGDTNQGDQNAENGNDTGGEESGGGEAAPENPDNSTADNENDANPDSD